The nucleotide sequence ttatctgCGAGTCACTGCGACACACTCCAAGCCACCAACACGATCATTTGAGGGTGTTTTTGGACAGTTTGGATTATCTTGGTAAATGTCTGTCTCCGGAGGGACGTTGCACCATGCCACTCTAGAACACTGGAAGGGtacaaataaaacttaaacgGATATTTAGTTGCTTTTATACACAAtgtgaatatatgttaaatacttatcgaaataaatttataataattttgtttctgtCCGAGAAACGTGCATATTCAGTTTATAGGGTACACATGTGCTCTTCACTGAACGTTTGAACGTGTCCGTCTAGTAACAAGAAGAAGAGCTAAAGATAAAACGCTGCACAAAGTATGTTTGAACGCTCGTTGTCATTAAGTGTTTGTCATCATCGTTGCACAACGTATGTTTGAACGCTCTTGGACATAACGTTTTTGTCACCATCGTTGCAcaaagtatgtttaaactttcttgAACATAAAGTGTTTGTCAACATCGATGCACACATTATGTTTGAACGCTCTTGAACATAACGTGTTTGTCACCATAGATGCACAAAGTATGTTTGAACGCTCTATAACATAAAGTATTtgtcaacatcgatgcataaagTATGTTTGAACGCTCTTGAACTTTAAGGCTTTGTCTCCATCGATGCACAAAGTACGTTTGAACGTTCTTGAACATAAAGTGTTTGTCACCATCGATGCACAAATTATGTTTGAACGCTCTTAGAAAAAATTGTTAGTCACCATAGAtgcacaaaatatgtttaaacgcTCTTTGACATTAAGTTGTTCCACCATCGATGCACAAATTCTGTTCGAACGCTCTTGAACAGAACTTATTTGTCGCCATCGATGCACAAATTATGTTTGAACGCTCTTGGATATAACGTGTTTGTCACCATCGATGCACAAAGTATGTTTGAACGCTCTTGAACATAAAGTGTTTGTCACCATCGATGCACAAATTATGTTTGAACGCTCTTGGACATAAAGTGTTTGTCACCATCGATGCACAAAGTATGTTTGAACGCTCTTGAACATAAAGTGTTTGTCACCATCGATGCACAAATTATGTTTGAACGCTCTTGGACATAAAGTGTTTGTCACCATCGATGCACAAAGAGttgaaattatcattttagCACCGTCCGAAGAATAGGGATAGAGAGTTTTGATTATTCTGTTATACCTTTGATTCTCATATGATAGGATACATGATACTGATCTAAAACACTAgatatatacaaaattaaataagatTCTAGAATCctttaagtatattttagaTTTCAATTTTGAGATTTACAGAAAAAGAGCGAGCGCAGGCCGAGAAAGATTGTACTTTTTCTGTAGAATGCCACACTGAACTCTAACTTTCTGGTATTCACACTTAATGGACTCACTAGCTCCACCCTATATATAGTcacgtattttattttacgtGAAATTTAAATCGCCCAGGCGTTTTAGCTTAAATAAATTAGAAAACGAGCGTCGTGTGATGGTACATTGCTGGGGCTTTGTGAATGTTGTAAAAAACACTTAAAGCAAAGCAACAAATGTGAAATTGTAGGGTATTTTTcgttaaaaatcaacaaattgtaGATATTTGGATACTATTAATTATCTCGGTACGTTTGCAACTACATCGGCACGTTTGCGTAGCACAGTTACCGGGATGACATCGCTATTTCTTATTCATAACAATGTTATGCTCTTTTCAATGACTAATACGCTTCTCCGATCTCTATTCGAATAAAAATGGATATTAATGAAAAGGCACATTTGGATACTGAATGGTTCTTGTTTGGCTGATGATTAGgacgaaaatattaaaattgtatttgaatattgtcacaTAAATACTTtatcacagtgtgtgtataccacgtgatatattgcgtcataaatgctacgtcggaaggcaacattttgcttcgaatgaagactttaaacaaagatattttcactttttcttcaccaatttaaatgatacatagcgcagtctacgccgttAACGGAGctccgccttcggtcttttaccagagatTGATTGAGAGtatagtttcttaaaacacttctacaaaacattgttttggaaactgttttgtcgaaatgtttgatgaaaccaatcgccttatcaaactccggtaataaaggAAGGCGGGGATCTTTTAGCGGCATAGATTGCCccttgtttcattcaaaatggtatagtaaaacaaaagttatcttgttttaagtcttcatttaaaaaaaaaatattgccttccgacgtagcatatatggcgtcaattatcacgtggtatacacacactgttataaGTGTTCTGAAAAGTTGTCAATACGATTCGATAGCCGATAACACAATCACATCTATTTTAAACTCGGGTTCATGACGTAAGCTTTAACTGCCTCAAGACAAGGGAACTTTCATGTCATGTCATAATTGCTACGTGCATGtgcataataaacaaatacgcATGGCAAATAGAAATAGTACCAAATCGTGCAGATCGAGGAAAAACTCCCTACgaaaataagtttgtatttaCTGTCAAATCTGcacttcattttttaaatgcGGTAAATCATCGATTGTGATTGGCCCATAAATATGTGCGAACACCAAGATATATCAACGATTTGCTGGCTTAAATATGAGCACAAACGAATCggtgaaaaacatatttaagactATCTCAAATGGTTAATAAATTTACGAAACCCcgtatattttaatttattatactCTTCACATGTGAACTTAAGATATTAACTACAGTTGTCTACGTATTGGGAATGCGCATGTGTCTTTGAGTGAGTGTGTCTTTGAGTGTGTGTGGGGGTATAAGTTGTGTGTGCTTTGTATGTAATTCGTGTATGTGTGCTTTGTCTGAGTGTACAAAGACTTACAGccttataactattttttttttataaaagtatctTCAAATGAACAAAGACTTACAGTAGGTTTCCCGTTGCTATGTGCGGAATTTGTAGGACAGGAACAACGGTTACAGTGAACTTTCTTTGCTTGTCCAGCTGGTATAAACGTATGTACAACGACGCAGCCTGTAAAAACAATAGAGAGACAaaagagaatttttttttttaaaaatcaataagtCATCTAAAATAGCACCATAAGACCCAAGAtcaatgaacaaaataaaggCAAACTCTTAtagatttgcaaaaaaagaatgTTCTCCTCGACCGAATGTAAGTTTTGCAGATTGTTGGTAATAATCTAGCTAAGTTAGTGAAAGCTTGCACCATGCAGGAAATATTTATAAGTGATTCAATCGTGTCTTTACGTCTTCGAGTGTAAGCAGTGTTTTGAACATGATTTACACAAGATAGATGACAGCGCATATACTACTACAGTATTGTTAAGGTAAAATATAACTCAACATGATTGATGTTCATATGCTGCTTTATGAAAAAGCCATTCAATTCTGCATATATATGTAGTGTGGGTGtgccaagacaaaaccactcaacttcggagttcgaaaatatttatttatacgtaGTCGAACGAAACCAGGcacgtctaaataataattaaatatgaatgaatatttgagCTCAAAGATtagagcgaatattaaataagtaagaatatagtaacaactgttacaattgaaatcttgacttgcgtcgatgatgattcagaacggaatgatttatgtgtatatataaataagggcgtgtgcaatgaagcggaaaaaaggggaaaaggcattatgaaccaatcaatcactctataaatttagacaaactcgcataaccagtattcacgctctgacgcactcggacaaagacggacattgacggacatagacggacagtaacgcacagaggacaataaccacgtagcacaacactaaacacgacgatacacaaacaatacaaaacgatatacgatatagaaccataccaaacacacaaactgataaaatactgaaatatgcacatTGCTACATATAACAGTGAAAAtgatttttcactgttttgcaAACACAGTTGTATCCTTCCATGCATGGGGTTTCTTGCTATTACGTCACACCTGTCTTTTAAACAGGGTGTATACTTCCATGGATTGTTTCTCTCGCTTTTATTGGCACATCCCGTCTTAAAATCACAGTTATATCCTCACATGCAGTGTTCATGCCTTACCTATGTTGCAAACACAGTTTTATCATGTTAAGTATGAGTTCTCTTGTTGTTATTAGCCATATCTGTCTCCAAAACATAGTTGTATTCTTCAATACAGTGTTGTATGCTGTTACGCGCTATTCCTGTCATGTAAACACAGATGTACCTTTTCACGTTTTCCATTGTTTCATAATCTAACGATCCTTACCTTTATTGTCTTGCAAACCCAGTTGTATTCTTCAATACAGTGTGTCATGCTGTCACGACCCTTACCTGCCTTGCAAACACAGATATGTTATCCCATACCGTGAAGTCTTGGCCAACTCCTGCAAGCTTCTATATAGACCTCGTACATAGCCTTCAATATATACACAACTGTGACCAGGCCACTGGCGTTTATCTCAATTAACATAACTCTAAGTAAGACCCATTCGATAACGTTAACACAGTTCTGAAATGAATGATTTTGATTCAAGTCTTAATTACGATTTGGAGAAACTTGAAATACAATTCAAATTAAGAGAACAATAGCTTCGCCATGTGACTACACATACAACACATTTTCAGTATGTTCGCCGCCATAATGGGCTAAAATTCTTATTATTTCCGAGGTCATAGCTGTTCCAAGGTGTTCAAATTGGCAGTATCTTATGTTGTTACGAACAATTTCTTGTATTCTGGCGTGTTGTGTCTCATGCAATAAAAACCTTTCCTGTCTTAAATAACTGTTGTTGCCTTACTTGTTGTGTCTAGCCAACACAGTTGTATCATTCATCGTTTCAGTTGTATCCTTTCTAGTTGTGTTTCATACTGTCACGAACCTTACATGTCTAGCAAACACAGTTGTATCTTTTTTTCTAGTTGCGTTTCATACTGTAACGAACCTTACATGTCTAGCAAATACAGCTGTATCCTTTCTAGTTGTGCTTCATACTGTAACGAACCTTACCTGTCTAGCAAACACAGTTGTATCCTTTCTAGTTGTGTTTCATACTGTAACGAACCTTACCTGTCTAGCAAACACAGTTGTATCCTTTCTAGTTGTGCTTCATACTGTAACGAACCTTACCTGTCTAGCAAACACAGCTGTATCCTTTCTAGTAGGGTTTCGTACTGTAACGAACCTTACATGTCTAGCAAACACAGCTGTATCCTTTCTAGTTGTGCTTCATACTGTAACGAACCTTGCTTGTCTAGCAAACACAGTTGTATCCTTTCTAGTTGGGTTTCGTACTGTAACGAACCTTACATGTCTAGCAAACACAGCTGTATCTTTACTAGTTGTGTTTCATACTGTAACGAACCTTACATGTCTAGCAAACACAGTTGAATCCTTTCTAGTTGTGCTTCATACTGTAACGAACCTTACCTGTCTAGCAAATACAGTTGTATCCTTTCTAGTTGTGTTTCGTACTGTAACGAACCTTACATGTCTAGCAAACACAGCTGTATCCTTTCTAGTTGTGCTTCATACTGTAACGAACCTTACCTGTCTAGCAAACACAGTTGTATCCTTTCTAGTTGTGCTCCGTACTGTCACGAACCTTACATGTCTAGCAAACACAGTTGTATCCTTTCTAGTTGTGTTTCATAATATAACGAACCTTATCTGTCTAGCAAACACAGTTGTATCCTTTCTAGTTGTGTTTCATACTGTAACGAACCTTACCTGTCTAGCAAACACAGTTGTATCCTTTCTAGTTGTGCTTCATACTGTCACGAACCTTACTTGTCTAGCAAACACAGCTGTATCCTTTCTAGTTGTGTTTCGTACTGTAACGAACCTTACATGTCTAGCAAACACAGCTGTATCTTTACTAGTTGTGTTTCATACTGTAACGAACCTTACCTGTCTAGCAAACACAGTTGTATCCTTTCTAGTTGTGCTTCATACTGTAACGAACCTTACATGTCTAGCAAACACAGTTGTATCCTTTCTAGTTGTGTTTCATACTGTAACGAACCTTACCTGTCTAGCAAACACAGTTGTATCCTTTCTAGTTGTGTTTCATACTGTAACGAACCTTACCTGTCTAGCAAACACAGCTGTATCCTTTCTAGTTGTGTTTCGTACTGTAACGAACCTTACATGTCTAGCAAACACAGCTGTATCTTTACTAGTTGTGTTTCATACTGTAACGAACCTTACATGTCTGGCAAACACAGTTGTATCCTTTCTAGTTGTGCTTCGTACTGTCACGAACCTTACCTGTCTAGCAAACACAGTTGTATCCTTTCTAGTTGTGTTTCATACTGTAACGAACCTTACATGTCTAGCAAACACAGTTGTATCCTTTCTAGTTGTGTTTCATACTGTAACGAACCTTACCTGTCTAGCAAACACAGTTGTATCCTTTCTAGTTGTGCTTCGTACTGTCACGAACCTTGCTTGTCTAGCAAACACAGCTGTATCCTTTCTAGTTGTGTTTCGTACTGTAACGAACCTTACATGTCTAGCAAACACAGCTGTATCTTTACTAGTTGTGTTTCATACTGTTACGAACCTTACATGTCTAGCAAACACAGCTGTATCTTTTCTAGTTGTGTTTCGTACTGTAACGAACCTTACATGTCTAGCAAACAGCTGTATCCTTTCTAGTTGTGCTTCATACTGTAACGAACCTTACCTGTCTTGCAAACACAGCTGTATCCTTTCTAGTTGTGTTTCGTACTGTAACGAACCTTACATGCCTAGCAAACACAGCTGTATCCTTTCTACTTGTGTTTCGTACTGTAACGGACCTTACTTTTCTAGCAAACACAGCTGTATCCTTTCTAGTTGTGTTTCATACTGTAACGAACCGTACCTGTCTTGCAAACACAGCTGTATCCTTTCTAGTTGTGTTTCATACTGTAACGAACCTTACCTGTCTAGCAAATATAGTTGTAGTCTTTCTAGTTGTGTTTCATACTGTAACGAACCTTACCTGTCTAGCAAATACAGTTGTATTCTTTCTAGTTGTGTTTCATACTGTAACAAACCTTACTTGTCTAGCAAATACAGTTGTATTCTTTCTAGTTGTGTTTCATACTGTAAAGAACCTTACCTGTCTAGCAAATACAGTTGTATTCTTTCTAGTTGTGTTTCATACTGTAAAGAACCTTACCTGTCTAGCAAATACAGTTGTATACTTTCTAGTTGTGTTTCATACTGTTACGAACCATACCTGTCtagtaaacaaaattgtataattCCTTGTTGTATTTCATGCCAATACTTAAGTTGCCTGTCTAGCCAACATAATTGATTCTTACTTGTTGTGTTTCATACGAGACCAACGTGTCTTGCAAATACAGTTGTATCCTTTCTTGTTATGTTTCATACTACAAGTATGACGAACCTTACCTGTGTAGCAAACACATTTGTATCGTCTCTTGTTGTGTTTCATGTTATTATGAGCCTTGCCTGTCTTGCAAACACAGTTGTATCCTTTATTGATGTGTTTTATGCTATTACATACCTAACCTGTCTCGCaatcatatttgtatatttgcttGTTAGGTTTCATGCTTTTATGTACATTCGTGTAGTGATGAAGCGATTATCGaatacaatcgataaatcgtcgctgacaatgctatgtcggcaacaatcgatagtggttgtccacaATAGATGTCGCTattgttacttccggtaactacatatttttttttattttgcgacaaaagtcgagtaaatgtcaatatttttttcaggtaaattctcgttgagttcattttaacaaaggAGATCAATCTCTTGCACAAATGCGGTgaatttaaaaattacaaattgtttaaaattgtttatatagttCATTAAACTActtcaataacctgtttctATGGTGTGGTGGGTCTGGTCTTACCTGAAAATACCGGGAATCCCGGCTCgttgcattctgtttttgaaaccttttttggtatcgtttgtaatAACAAGGGTAGTTGAACGTCAAGATTTCCTGGTTCATTGTGTTCGGGTTAAAAACGTCCTTGATTCGGTGAgtataaccattgttttctttatgtaaaaacgataaattttagaaaagaccttgtgcaccgaataaAGAGCAATTGCTTATTTACGATGAGGATTATTTTAGATGAAATTCATggctgtattaaaatatctcgtcaAAACAACGTACGTTCTTAATAGGCTTACCGATTCACTAAATGCACTTTAATCTTCAAAACAACGATTTTATACCGTTCTCTTTCGTGTAGTTCTTATCTGATACCTTGATTATGTCAGTCaaagatattgttattgttttccgaGTGCAGATCGGCACATTTAAATAACGATGAAAAGGTGTcgattgtttttctttatcCATGTATGTGTTCTATAACACGCTGAAGAAGGGTCCTTCTTTAGCGAGaaagccatgattcacctataAAGTCGCAATTCACCTACGGTAACGCGGAAGCCGTGATTTACCTACGAATACGCAGAAGCCGTGCTTCACCggcgataacgaggaagccgttTTTTGCCACCGACTTCTTTCACGGCTAGATCATCGCGCAAAGCGCGATCGTGGTAACCTTTTGCATGGTAGGATTGTATACAGGAATGGCCGGAGTTTTACACAGCTAGTTTAAGCCTGCTAGATACGTAGTCATTATAATGAACTTAGGACATTTCTTTCCAAATATCATTTTCGATTTCCTGTAATGATGCATTTGCTGCATAAGGCTAAGCAAATTTATTGTTTAGTATATCGGCCACTTAATTTCATGTATCAATTACTTTTCCAAAACAGTCAGTAATAAATAAACGAACATCTTCAAACGgagtttaaatatttcaaatggtgCTTTATGTGGGGCACAGTTACATGATTTAAATGCAGTGATATATCTGCCGCATACTGTATGCGTTGGCGTGGTGCCTCCATGTCGCACTGGATGCGGCGGCTTGGTGCCTCCATGTCGCACTGTATAGGGTGGCGTGGTGTCTCCATGTCGCACTGTATGCGGCGGCGTGGTGCCTCCATGTCGCAATGTATATGGCGGCGTGGTGCCTCCATGTCACACTGTATGCGGCGGCATGTTGCTTCCATGTCGCACTGCATACGGCGGCGTGGTGCCTCCATGTCGCACTGTATGCGGCGGCTTGGTGCCTCAATGTCGCACTGTATGCGGCGGCTTGGTGCCTCCATGTCGCACTGTATACGGCGGCGTGGTGCCTCAATGTCGCACTGTATGCGGCGGCGTGGTGCCTCCATGTCGCAATGTATACGGCGGCGTGGTGCCTCCATGTCACACTGTATGCGGCGGCGTGGTGCCTCCATGTCGCAATGTATACGGCGGCGTGGTGCCTCAATGTCACACTGTATGCGGCGGCGTGGTGCCTCCATGTCCACTGTATACGGCGGCGTGGTGCCTCCATGTCGCACTGTATGCGGCGGCGTGGTACCTCCATGTCGCACTGTATGTGGCGGCTTGGTGCCTCCATGTCGCACTGTATACGGCGGCGTGGTGCCTCCATGTCGCACTGTATGCGGCGGCGTGGTGCCTCCATGTCGCACTGCATACGGCGGCGTGGTGCTTCATATTTCAAAAGTTGACCATTTTCTGCCGGTATACAACTACagtcatattttcattcatggCCATATTTTCGCACCTTTTATTGTGATGGCCAAAGGCGTTACtgtatatcattgttattataataatacacttaTGTATAGactatttaataataacataaatagaCTGAATAAGCAATACACGGaaggcataaaaataatactaaatagCTAAAATAAGGCAATTAACTCATTTTTGAAGAATTGTCATTTCAGTACAAAGctgttaaaatataacattataacatgTAGTTTTTATTCGTACCTCTGCatgaatttatacaaataatatgtccatggaaatgtaataaaaatctgccatttaaTCTTCAAGTTTTGTATTACGATAAAATCCCAGGGTTTCAAATCTTGGGTGaatttgtacgggaactagAGGTGCTGGTTCTCGAGTctggctctcagagccaccgctCGTGCGTGTGATCTGTCTcctctcttctgtctttccTTCTGGCTCTTTGAGCCACCTtcgtacatgtgtatgtggtcGCACATGTTTCGAGAACTATCAAATCATGATTACTTTCTTTTATTTGCCTCCCTTCCCAACACGTTATCTTCCCATTACACTCCCTCCCCTCTTTCTCAATTCCCATCCAACTCATATATTTCTCCCCTACCTTAATTCCCTCATCTCACCTCTCTTTATTCCCCCCTTTACCCCAAATCTTTCTCCCTTCCCCTTTTCTTTCCTCTCTTTATTCCAATTCTCTTTACCTCTCCTCTAAATCTCCCCCCTTTTCCCCTCTTCCCTTTCTTTCATCTCTATCTTCCCCTCCTCTTTTCCCCTCTTTCTCTCCACCTCTTTCTCTCCACCTCTTTCTTCCCCATTTTCTGTCCGCCCTCTTTTTTCTCCTCTTTCTTCCCTCCTCTTTTCCCCCTTTTTCTTCCCACTCTTTCTTCCCTCCTCTCTTTCTTCCACTTCTCTTTCTCTCCTCTTTTTCTTCCCCTTTTCCTTTCCATCCTCTTTCTTCCCCTCTTTCTTCCCTCCCCTTTTTCTTCCACTTCTCTTTTCCGTCCTTTTTTCTTTCCCTTCTCTTTTCCATCTTCTTTCTTTCCTCTTCTTCTTCCCTTCCTCTTTCTCTTCTCCCCATTCTCTCCTCTTTTACTCCCCTCTTTAGCAATATCTTCTCTCCCTCCCCTTCATCTCCAAGACTTATCCCCCTACTCTCTCACTTTTTTTCTCACCGCTCTTTCTTTTccctatataaatatatattacaatatatctttaatcacacaatttcaataaaatagtaGAGGCGCGGGAAAGCATATTGTAAAGGGTACTTTAATACATGCATAACTAATGAACTCCAGACGAATAGTAAAAGACACTTCGAAAATGGACCGAATCAAGCATGTCAGATTAAGAGTTTAGACAGTCAACAATTTAACGTCTTAAATTTAGTTCGACACAGCTTAAGTAAACACTTTTTCAATTTAAGGTAAATCGTGTCACCCTCACTATATAACCGCCATCAtgtattaataacaaaattttTTTAGCAGGGAGTTTTGAGGTACTTATCAAAATGACTCTTCTTATACGTGTTATAGTACACTTACAACAATTCGGATAAACAATCGAcgcattttaattgttattttagtgTGCCATAGATACACAAGATTTGGGATGAACATGGGTTCTAGAActgtacagaatgaaccagtaagattttttttaaatgtgcagGTCTATCTCCAAAACTGGCGATCTGCACTCGAAAAACGATAATAATACCATTCGCTGACCAAAACAAGGTTTCGGGTGAGATTAACACTAAGAGAAGGGTATAAAATCgtagttttgaaaaataaagtgtatTGAGTGAGTCGGTTAGCCCAGTAAGAACGTgaattgttttcacgagatattttaatacagacatgaTTTTCTTCTAGAACAAGCATCATCGTAAAaaagcaattgctcttcattcgatGCACAAGgtcatttcaaatataatcgttctaacatattgaaaacaatgattatatTCATCGAATCGAGGATGTTTTATACTGCAAACAATGAACCAGGGaacctggacgcacctgacattactgctcttgattaaatattttactattttgtgaaagttttatgaaattaagatattcttatgaaatattcaatataacaggttattgaatgttaagctggttcacatatatttaatatattcaatatgcTTATATGGATATAATGTTAAGATGCGGTTTGctttattttgcaattgatgtgaaattatcaagtacatgtatgtgttgtgttgtattgttttcgttaagttattaaaaaccgaaaaaggttatggaaatttactaACTGTTTCAAAAcgcatgactatagcatcacacgtatTGATTCCAGGTAATCATTTAAATGGTCATggtgatactatgtataaagaatgtattaaTTACTGAGATTATGAACTTTGGATTATTGTCCgaccgatagtaaat is from Mya arenaria isolate MELC-2E11 chromosome 9, ASM2691426v1 and encodes:
- the LOC128203198 gene encoding uncharacterized protein LOC128203198 — translated: MRKHRLSMSSLSLWFVPVLLATCICCVLGRTCTQTSNCDCGDQCVDSSNMEHCMGGSDCVCKTGCVVVHTFIPAGQAKKVHCNRCSCPTNSAHSNGKPTCSRVAWCNVPPETDIYQDNPNCPKTPSNDRVGGLECVAVTRR